A genomic region of Tamandua tetradactyla isolate mTamTet1 chromosome 2, mTamTet1.pri, whole genome shotgun sequence contains the following coding sequences:
- the MIB2 gene encoding E3 ubiquitin-protein ligase MIB2 isoform X6 — translation MRWKCRVCFDYDLCTQCYMHNKHDLSHAFERYETAHSRPVPLSPRQSLLRVPLRGIFQGAKVVRGPDWEWGAQDGGEGKPGRVVDIRGWDVETGRSVASVTWADGTTNVYRVGHKGKVDLKCVGAAAGGLYYKEHLPRLGKPAELQRRVSAEGPPFQHGDKVKCLLDSDVLREMQEGHGGWNPRMAESPAQRGHSPHDPPQFLGQTGRVHRITERGDVRVQFDSETRWTFHPGALTKHNSFWVGDVVRVIDDLDTVKRLQAGHGGWTDDMAPALGRVGKVVKVFGDGSLCVVVGGQPWTFSPSCLVTYRPEEDANLDVAERARENKSSLSIALDKLRTQKSDPAQPGRLVAEVALGNTARVLELLRRHPEQVDAKNQGRTALQVAAYLGQMELLRLLLQARAGVDVQDEEGNTALHYAALGNQPEAARVLLNAGCGVDALNGCGSAALHAAVQRGFLEVVRVLCERGCDVNLPDSHADTPLHCAISAGAGACGIVDILTDVPGIDVTATNSQGFTLLHHAALKGHALAVRKILARARQLVDARKEDGFTALHLAALNNHREVAQLLIREGHCDVNARNRKLQSALHLAVQQAHVGLVPLLVDAGCSVNAEDEDGDTALHVALQRHQQLPLAADGAGGDPGPLQVLSRLQASGLPGSAELTMGAAVACFLVLEGADVNCANHRGRSPLDLATEGRVLKALQRCAQRFRERPAVAGGGGLSARSPPSPPTTVSNLHVASGSEAAECLVCSELALLVLFSPCQHRTVCEECSRRMKKCIRCQAVASKKMRADGTEVASAAPASGPPRQLVEELQSRYRQMEERITCPICIDSHIRLVFQCGHGACAPCGAALSACPICRQPIRDRIQIFV, via the exons ATGCGCTGGAAGTGCCGTGTGTGCTTCGATTATGACCTGTGCACGCAATGCTACATGCACAACAAGCACGACCTCAGCCACGCCTTTGAGCGCTACGAGACGGCCCACTCGCGCCC CGTCCCGCTCAGTCCCCGCCAGAGCCTTCTGAGGGTCCCGTTGCGGGGCATCTTCCAGGGGGCCAAGGTGGTGCGTGGCCCTGACTGGGAGTGGGGCGCTCAGGACG GAGGCGAAGGGAAGCCCGGCCGCGTGGTGGACATCCGGGGCTGGGACGTGGAGACCGGCCGCAGTGTGGCCAGTGTGACGTGGGCCGACGGCACTACCAACGTCTACCGCGTGGGCCACAAAGGGAAGGTGGACCTCAAGTGTGTGGGCGCGGCGGCCGGCGGCCTCTATTACAAGGAGCACCTCCCGCGGCTCG GCAAGCCGGCCGAGCTGCAGCGCAGGGTGAGCGCCGAGGGCCCACCCTTCCAGCACGGGGACAAGGTCAAGTGTCTGCTGGATTCGGATGTCCTGAGGGAGATGCAGGAGGGTCACGGCGGCTGGAACCCCAGGATGGCAGAG AGTCCAGCTCAGCGTGGCCATAGCCCTCATGACCCGCCACAGTTCCTCGGGCAGACGGGCAGGGTGCACCGCATCACAGAGCGCGGCGACGTGCGGGTGCAGTTCGACAGCGAGACGCGCTGGACCTTCCACCCGGGGGCCCTCACCAAG CACAACTCCTTCTGGGTGGGCGACGTGGTCCGCGTCATCGACGACCTGGACACAGTGAAGCGGCTGCAGGCGGGGCACGGCGGGTGGACTGACGACATGGCTCCT GCCCTGGGCCGTGTCGGGAAGGTGGTAAAGGTTTTCGGAGATGGCAGTCTGTGTGTGGTCGTGGGTGGTCAGCCTTGGACCTTCAGCCCCTCCTGCCTGGTGACCTACCGGCCCGAGGAGGACGCCAACTTGGACGTGGCTGAGCGGGCCAGGGAGAACAAAA gcTCCCTGAGCATCGCCCTGGACAAGCTGCGGACCCAGAAGAGTGACCCCGCGCAGCCCGGCCGGCTGGTGGCGGAGGTGGCGCTGGGCAACACAGCCCGGGTGCTGGAGCTGCTCCGGCGGCACCCAGAGCAG GTGGACGCCAAGAACCAGGGCAGGACTGCCTTGCAGGTGGCTGCCTACCTGGGCCAGATGGAACTGTTGCGGCTGCTGCTGCAGGCGCGGGCAGGTGTGGACGTGCAGGACGAGGAGGGCAACACAGCGCTGCACTATGCGGCCCTGGG GAACCAGCCTGAGGCTGCCCGGGTGCTCCTGAACGCTGGCTGTGGTGTGGACGCCCTCAACGGCTGCGGCAGTGCGGCTCTGCATGCTGCCGTGCAGAggggcttcctggaggtggtGCGTGTCCTGTGTGAGCGCGGCTGCGACGTCAACCTGCCC GACTCCCACGCCGACACGCCCCTGCACTGTGCCATCTCGGCGGGCGCCGGCGCCTGTGGCATCGTGGATATCCTCACCGATGTGCCGGGCATCGACGTCACTGCCACCAATAGCCAGGGCTTCACGCTGCTGCACCACGCCGCCCTCAAGGGCCATGCGCT AGCTGTCAGGAAGATTCTGGCACGGGCGCGGCAGCTGGTGGACGCCAGGAAGGAGGACGGCTTCACCGCGCTGCACCTGGCTGCTCTCAACAACCACCGCGAGGTGGCCCAGCTCCTCATCCGAGAG GGCCACTGCGACGTGAACGCGCGCAACCGGAAGCTGCAGTCGGCGCTGCACCTGGCTGTGCAGCAGGCCCACGTGGGGCTCGTGCCACTGCTGGTGGACGCGGGCTGCAGCGTCAACGCAGAGGACGAGGACGGGGACACGGCCCTGCACGTGGCACTGCAGAGGCACCAGCAGCTGCCCCTGGCTGCAGATGGTGCTGGGGGCGACCCAGGGCCCCTGCAGGTGCTGTCCAGG CTACAAGCCTCGGGCCTCCCGGGCAGTGCCGAGTTGACCATGGGCGCGGCAGTCGCCTGCTTCCTGGTGCTGGAGGGCGCCGACGTGAACTGTGCAAACCATCGTGGCCGCAGCCCGCTGGACCTGGCCACCGAGGGTCGCGTGCTTAAGGCCTTGCAGCGCTGTGCGCAGCGCTTCCG GGAGCGTCCGGCAGTGGCGGGCGGAGGGGGTCTGAGCGCCAGGTCCCCGCCCAGCCCCCCGACCACGGTGAGCAACTTGCACGTGGCCTCGGGGTCCGAGGCCGCCGAGTGCCTGGTGTGCTCGGAGCTGGCGCTGCTGGTGCTGTTCTCCCCGTGCCAGCACCGCACGGTCTGCGAAG AGTGCTCACGCAGGATGAAGAAGTGCATCAGGTGCCAAGCGGTCGCCAGCAAGAAGATGCGTGCAG ATGGCACGGAGGTGGCGAGCGCCGCGCCCGCGTCGGGCCCGCCGCGGCAGCTGGTGGAGGAGCTGCAGAGCCGCTACCGGCAGATGGAGGAGCGCATCACGTGCCCCATCTGCATCGACAGCCACATCCGCCTCGTGTTCCAGTGCGGCCATGGCGCCTGTGCGCCCTGCGGCGCCGCGCTCAGTGCCTGCCCCATCTGCCGCCAGCCCATCCGCGACCGCATCCAGATCTTCGTGTGA
- the MIB2 gene encoding E3 ubiquitin-protein ligase MIB2 isoform X5, translating into MDQDPQAGVQVGMRVVRGVDWKWGQQDGGEGGVGTVVELGRHGSTSTPDRTVVVQWDHGARTNYRAGYQGAHDLLLYDNAQIGVRHPNIICDCCKKHGLRGMRWKCRVCFDYDLCTQCYMHNKHDLSHAFERYETAHSRPVPLSPRQSLLRVPLRGIFQGAKVVRGPDWEWGAQDGGEGKPGRVVDIRGWDVETGRSVASVTWADGTTNVYRVGHKGKVDLKCVGAAAGGLYYKEHLPRLGKPAELQRRVSAEGPPFQHGDKVKCLLDSDVLREMQEGHGGWNPRMAEHNSFWVGDVVRVIDDLDTVKRLQAGHGGWTDDMAPALGRVGKVVKVFGDGSLCVVVGGQPWTFSPSCLVTYRPEEDANLDVAERARENKSSLSIALDKLRTQKSDPAQPGRLVAEVALGNTARVLELLRRHPEQVDAKNQGRTALQVAAYLGQMELLRLLLQARAGVDVQDEEGNTALHYAALGNQPEAARVLLNAGCGVDALNGCGSAALHAAVQRGFLEVVRVLCERGCDVNLPDSHADTPLHCAISAGAGACGIVDILTDVPGIDVTATNSQGFTLLHHAALKGHALAVRKILARARQLVDARKEDGFTALHLAALNNHREVAQLLIREGHCDVNARNRKLQSALHLAVQQAHVGLVPLLVDAGCSVNAEDEDGDTALHVALQRHQQLPLAADGAGGDPGPLQVLSRLQASGLPGSAELTMGAAVACFLVLEGADVNCANHRGRSPLDLATEGRVLKALQRCAQRFRERPAVAGGGGLSARSPPSPPTTVSNLHVASGSEAAECLVCSELALLVLFSPCQHRTVCEECSRRMKKCIRCQAVASKKMRADGTEVASAAPASGPPRQLVEELQSRYRQMEERITCPICIDSHIRLVFQCGHGACAPCGAALSACPICRQPIRDRIQIFV; encoded by the exons ATGGACCAGGACCCCCAGGCGGGCGTGCAGGTGGGCATGCGCGTGGTACGCGGCGTGGACTGGAAGTGGGGCCAGCAGGACGGCGGTGAGGGCGGCGTGGGCACGGTGGTGGAGCTCGGCCGGCACGGCAGCACGTCCACTCCCGACCGCACGGTCGTCGTGCAGTGGGACCACGGCGCTCGCACCAACTACCGCGCGGGCTACCAGGGCGCGCACGACCTGCTGCTCTACGACAACGCCCAGATCG GCGTCCGGCACCCCAACATCATCTGCGACTGCTGCAAGAAGCACGGGCTGCGGGGCATGCGCTGGAAGTGCCGTGTGTGCTTCGATTATGACCTGTGCACGCAATGCTACATGCACAACAAGCACGACCTCAGCCACGCCTTTGAGCGCTACGAGACGGCCCACTCGCGCCC CGTCCCGCTCAGTCCCCGCCAGAGCCTTCTGAGGGTCCCGTTGCGGGGCATCTTCCAGGGGGCCAAGGTGGTGCGTGGCCCTGACTGGGAGTGGGGCGCTCAGGACG GAGGCGAAGGGAAGCCCGGCCGCGTGGTGGACATCCGGGGCTGGGACGTGGAGACCGGCCGCAGTGTGGCCAGTGTGACGTGGGCCGACGGCACTACCAACGTCTACCGCGTGGGCCACAAAGGGAAGGTGGACCTCAAGTGTGTGGGCGCGGCGGCCGGCGGCCTCTATTACAAGGAGCACCTCCCGCGGCTCG GCAAGCCGGCCGAGCTGCAGCGCAGGGTGAGCGCCGAGGGCCCACCCTTCCAGCACGGGGACAAGGTCAAGTGTCTGCTGGATTCGGATGTCCTGAGGGAGATGCAGGAGGGTCACGGCGGCTGGAACCCCAGGATGGCAGAG CACAACTCCTTCTGGGTGGGCGACGTGGTCCGCGTCATCGACGACCTGGACACAGTGAAGCGGCTGCAGGCGGGGCACGGCGGGTGGACTGACGACATGGCTCCT GCCCTGGGCCGTGTCGGGAAGGTGGTAAAGGTTTTCGGAGATGGCAGTCTGTGTGTGGTCGTGGGTGGTCAGCCTTGGACCTTCAGCCCCTCCTGCCTGGTGACCTACCGGCCCGAGGAGGACGCCAACTTGGACGTGGCTGAGCGGGCCAGGGAGAACAAAA gcTCCCTGAGCATCGCCCTGGACAAGCTGCGGACCCAGAAGAGTGACCCCGCGCAGCCCGGCCGGCTGGTGGCGGAGGTGGCGCTGGGCAACACAGCCCGGGTGCTGGAGCTGCTCCGGCGGCACCCAGAGCAG GTGGACGCCAAGAACCAGGGCAGGACTGCCTTGCAGGTGGCTGCCTACCTGGGCCAGATGGAACTGTTGCGGCTGCTGCTGCAGGCGCGGGCAGGTGTGGACGTGCAGGACGAGGAGGGCAACACAGCGCTGCACTATGCGGCCCTGGG GAACCAGCCTGAGGCTGCCCGGGTGCTCCTGAACGCTGGCTGTGGTGTGGACGCCCTCAACGGCTGCGGCAGTGCGGCTCTGCATGCTGCCGTGCAGAggggcttcctggaggtggtGCGTGTCCTGTGTGAGCGCGGCTGCGACGTCAACCTGCCC GACTCCCACGCCGACACGCCCCTGCACTGTGCCATCTCGGCGGGCGCCGGCGCCTGTGGCATCGTGGATATCCTCACCGATGTGCCGGGCATCGACGTCACTGCCACCAATAGCCAGGGCTTCACGCTGCTGCACCACGCCGCCCTCAAGGGCCATGCGCT AGCTGTCAGGAAGATTCTGGCACGGGCGCGGCAGCTGGTGGACGCCAGGAAGGAGGACGGCTTCACCGCGCTGCACCTGGCTGCTCTCAACAACCACCGCGAGGTGGCCCAGCTCCTCATCCGAGAG GGCCACTGCGACGTGAACGCGCGCAACCGGAAGCTGCAGTCGGCGCTGCACCTGGCTGTGCAGCAGGCCCACGTGGGGCTCGTGCCACTGCTGGTGGACGCGGGCTGCAGCGTCAACGCAGAGGACGAGGACGGGGACACGGCCCTGCACGTGGCACTGCAGAGGCACCAGCAGCTGCCCCTGGCTGCAGATGGTGCTGGGGGCGACCCAGGGCCCCTGCAGGTGCTGTCCAGG CTACAAGCCTCGGGCCTCCCGGGCAGTGCCGAGTTGACCATGGGCGCGGCAGTCGCCTGCTTCCTGGTGCTGGAGGGCGCCGACGTGAACTGTGCAAACCATCGTGGCCGCAGCCCGCTGGACCTGGCCACCGAGGGTCGCGTGCTTAAGGCCTTGCAGCGCTGTGCGCAGCGCTTCCG GGAGCGTCCGGCAGTGGCGGGCGGAGGGGGTCTGAGCGCCAGGTCCCCGCCCAGCCCCCCGACCACGGTGAGCAACTTGCACGTGGCCTCGGGGTCCGAGGCCGCCGAGTGCCTGGTGTGCTCGGAGCTGGCGCTGCTGGTGCTGTTCTCCCCGTGCCAGCACCGCACGGTCTGCGAAG AGTGCTCACGCAGGATGAAGAAGTGCATCAGGTGCCAAGCGGTCGCCAGCAAGAAGATGCGTGCAG ATGGCACGGAGGTGGCGAGCGCCGCGCCCGCGTCGGGCCCGCCGCGGCAGCTGGTGGAGGAGCTGCAGAGCCGCTACCGGCAGATGGAGGAGCGCATCACGTGCCCCATCTGCATCGACAGCCACATCCGCCTCGTGTTCCAGTGCGGCCATGGCGCCTGTGCGCCCTGCGGCGCCGCGCTCAGTGCCTGCCCCATCTGCCGCCAGCCCATCCGCGACCGCATCCAGATCTTCGTGTGA
- the MIB2 gene encoding E3 ubiquitin-protein ligase MIB2 isoform X3 — protein MDQDPQAGVQVGMRVVRGVDWKWGQQDGGEGGVGTVVELGRHGSTSTPDRTVVVQWDHGARTNYRAGYQGAHDLLLYDNAQIGVRHPNIICDCCKKHGLRGMRWKCRVCFDYDLCTQCYMHNKHDLSHAFERYETAHSRPVPLSPRQSLLRVPLRGIFQGAKVVRGPDWEWGAQDGGEGKPGRVVDIRGWDVETGRSVASVTWADGTTNVYRVGHKGKVDLKCVGAAAGGLYYKEHLPRLGKPAELQRRVSAEGPPFQHGDKVKCLLDSDVLREMQEGHGGWNPRMAEFLGQTGRVHRITERGDVRVQFDSETRWTFHPGALTKHNSFWVGDVVRVIDDLDTVKRLQAGHGGWTDDMAPALGRVGKVVKVFGDGSLCVVVGGQPWTFSPSCLVTYRPEEDANLDVAERARENKSSLSIALDKLRTQKSDPAQPGRLVAEVALGNTARVLELLRRHPEQVDAKNQGRTALQVAAYLGQMELLRLLLQARAGVDVQDEEGNTALHYAALGNQPEAARVLLNAGCGVDALNGCGSAALHAAVQRGFLEVVRVLCERGCDVNLPDSHADTPLHCAISAGAGACGIVDILTDVPGIDVTATNSQGFTLLHHAALKGHALAVRKILARARQLVDARKEDGFTALHLAALNNHREVAQLLIREGHCDVNARNRKLQSALHLAVQQAHVGLVPLLVDAGCSVNAEDEDGDTALHVALQRHQQLPLAADGAGGDPGPLQVLSRLQASGLPGSAELTMGAAVACFLVLEGADVNCANHRGRSPLDLATEGRVLKALQRCAQRFRERPAVAGGGGLSARSPPSPPTTVSNLHVASGSEAAECLVCSELALLVLFSPCQHRTVCEECSRRMKKCIRCQAVASKKMRADGTEVASAAPASGPPRQLVEELQSRYRQMEERITCPICIDSHIRLVFQCGHGACAPCGAALSACPICRQPIRDRIQIFV, from the exons ATGGACCAGGACCCCCAGGCGGGCGTGCAGGTGGGCATGCGCGTGGTACGCGGCGTGGACTGGAAGTGGGGCCAGCAGGACGGCGGTGAGGGCGGCGTGGGCACGGTGGTGGAGCTCGGCCGGCACGGCAGCACGTCCACTCCCGACCGCACGGTCGTCGTGCAGTGGGACCACGGCGCTCGCACCAACTACCGCGCGGGCTACCAGGGCGCGCACGACCTGCTGCTCTACGACAACGCCCAGATCG GCGTCCGGCACCCCAACATCATCTGCGACTGCTGCAAGAAGCACGGGCTGCGGGGCATGCGCTGGAAGTGCCGTGTGTGCTTCGATTATGACCTGTGCACGCAATGCTACATGCACAACAAGCACGACCTCAGCCACGCCTTTGAGCGCTACGAGACGGCCCACTCGCGCCC CGTCCCGCTCAGTCCCCGCCAGAGCCTTCTGAGGGTCCCGTTGCGGGGCATCTTCCAGGGGGCCAAGGTGGTGCGTGGCCCTGACTGGGAGTGGGGCGCTCAGGACG GAGGCGAAGGGAAGCCCGGCCGCGTGGTGGACATCCGGGGCTGGGACGTGGAGACCGGCCGCAGTGTGGCCAGTGTGACGTGGGCCGACGGCACTACCAACGTCTACCGCGTGGGCCACAAAGGGAAGGTGGACCTCAAGTGTGTGGGCGCGGCGGCCGGCGGCCTCTATTACAAGGAGCACCTCCCGCGGCTCG GCAAGCCGGCCGAGCTGCAGCGCAGGGTGAGCGCCGAGGGCCCACCCTTCCAGCACGGGGACAAGGTCAAGTGTCTGCTGGATTCGGATGTCCTGAGGGAGATGCAGGAGGGTCACGGCGGCTGGAACCCCAGGATGGCAGAG TTCCTCGGGCAGACGGGCAGGGTGCACCGCATCACAGAGCGCGGCGACGTGCGGGTGCAGTTCGACAGCGAGACGCGCTGGACCTTCCACCCGGGGGCCCTCACCAAG CACAACTCCTTCTGGGTGGGCGACGTGGTCCGCGTCATCGACGACCTGGACACAGTGAAGCGGCTGCAGGCGGGGCACGGCGGGTGGACTGACGACATGGCTCCT GCCCTGGGCCGTGTCGGGAAGGTGGTAAAGGTTTTCGGAGATGGCAGTCTGTGTGTGGTCGTGGGTGGTCAGCCTTGGACCTTCAGCCCCTCCTGCCTGGTGACCTACCGGCCCGAGGAGGACGCCAACTTGGACGTGGCTGAGCGGGCCAGGGAGAACAAAA gcTCCCTGAGCATCGCCCTGGACAAGCTGCGGACCCAGAAGAGTGACCCCGCGCAGCCCGGCCGGCTGGTGGCGGAGGTGGCGCTGGGCAACACAGCCCGGGTGCTGGAGCTGCTCCGGCGGCACCCAGAGCAG GTGGACGCCAAGAACCAGGGCAGGACTGCCTTGCAGGTGGCTGCCTACCTGGGCCAGATGGAACTGTTGCGGCTGCTGCTGCAGGCGCGGGCAGGTGTGGACGTGCAGGACGAGGAGGGCAACACAGCGCTGCACTATGCGGCCCTGGG GAACCAGCCTGAGGCTGCCCGGGTGCTCCTGAACGCTGGCTGTGGTGTGGACGCCCTCAACGGCTGCGGCAGTGCGGCTCTGCATGCTGCCGTGCAGAggggcttcctggaggtggtGCGTGTCCTGTGTGAGCGCGGCTGCGACGTCAACCTGCCC GACTCCCACGCCGACACGCCCCTGCACTGTGCCATCTCGGCGGGCGCCGGCGCCTGTGGCATCGTGGATATCCTCACCGATGTGCCGGGCATCGACGTCACTGCCACCAATAGCCAGGGCTTCACGCTGCTGCACCACGCCGCCCTCAAGGGCCATGCGCT AGCTGTCAGGAAGATTCTGGCACGGGCGCGGCAGCTGGTGGACGCCAGGAAGGAGGACGGCTTCACCGCGCTGCACCTGGCTGCTCTCAACAACCACCGCGAGGTGGCCCAGCTCCTCATCCGAGAG GGCCACTGCGACGTGAACGCGCGCAACCGGAAGCTGCAGTCGGCGCTGCACCTGGCTGTGCAGCAGGCCCACGTGGGGCTCGTGCCACTGCTGGTGGACGCGGGCTGCAGCGTCAACGCAGAGGACGAGGACGGGGACACGGCCCTGCACGTGGCACTGCAGAGGCACCAGCAGCTGCCCCTGGCTGCAGATGGTGCTGGGGGCGACCCAGGGCCCCTGCAGGTGCTGTCCAGG CTACAAGCCTCGGGCCTCCCGGGCAGTGCCGAGTTGACCATGGGCGCGGCAGTCGCCTGCTTCCTGGTGCTGGAGGGCGCCGACGTGAACTGTGCAAACCATCGTGGCCGCAGCCCGCTGGACCTGGCCACCGAGGGTCGCGTGCTTAAGGCCTTGCAGCGCTGTGCGCAGCGCTTCCG GGAGCGTCCGGCAGTGGCGGGCGGAGGGGGTCTGAGCGCCAGGTCCCCGCCCAGCCCCCCGACCACGGTGAGCAACTTGCACGTGGCCTCGGGGTCCGAGGCCGCCGAGTGCCTGGTGTGCTCGGAGCTGGCGCTGCTGGTGCTGTTCTCCCCGTGCCAGCACCGCACGGTCTGCGAAG AGTGCTCACGCAGGATGAAGAAGTGCATCAGGTGCCAAGCGGTCGCCAGCAAGAAGATGCGTGCAG ATGGCACGGAGGTGGCGAGCGCCGCGCCCGCGTCGGGCCCGCCGCGGCAGCTGGTGGAGGAGCTGCAGAGCCGCTACCGGCAGATGGAGGAGCGCATCACGTGCCCCATCTGCATCGACAGCCACATCCGCCTCGTGTTCCAGTGCGGCCATGGCGCCTGTGCGCCCTGCGGCGCCGCGCTCAGTGCCTGCCCCATCTGCCGCCAGCCCATCCGCGACCGCATCCAGATCTTCGTGTGA